A section of the Solitalea canadensis DSM 3403 genome encodes:
- a CDS encoding M28 family peptidase: MKRIFFVLVAVFVVNLSYAQKVDTAYKKITNKINIQENEVRRIISTLAADSMLGRGLYNHGAMKAADFIEGEYKKIGLETWNVAAVKGYRQGLSAVRLKSLDGTVKIGDSVIDSRNVIFVSDKSEFTWSDTSAKKPLVVHIGPKDDILSRLKIVEATKDDAIILIDVALRQFFGAYRSKFRRDRFETDSATLSKSSYVFILTDKTTLPKYNIHLKTNIEYVPLYNMIGVIPGKSKKNEYVIYSAHYDNLGVIGVNKGDSIANGADENASGVTAVLALAKYFKEKNDNERTLLFVNYGAETVSSLSSKYFAKHIDGNSVVAVVNLDAIGKESKFGPRSTFITGFDKSNLGEHFAEKANQIKFKFKADPYKDKGLFYQAANTPLGMMGVPSHTFSTIQIDIDRYFNSVRDDMNTIELENMVEIIKAVAFVSDDLIKGVFTPSKISNYKDDPSSPRNIKRAQNSGH; the protein is encoded by the coding sequence ATGAAGCGTATATTTTTCGTACTTGTAGCAGTTTTTGTAGTCAATTTAAGTTATGCCCAAAAAGTAGACACTGCCTATAAAAAGATAACTAATAAAATTAATATCCAGGAAAATGAAGTGAGGCGTATCATCTCAACGCTTGCTGCCGACTCCATGTTGGGACGTGGATTATATAACCACGGAGCGATGAAGGCGGCCGACTTTATTGAAGGGGAATATAAGAAAATCGGACTTGAAACCTGGAATGTTGCGGCCGTAAAAGGGTACAGACAAGGATTATCAGCCGTAAGATTGAAATCACTAGACGGTACCGTAAAAATCGGCGATTCAGTTATTGACAGTAGAAATGTCATATTTGTTTCAGACAAGTCTGAGTTTACCTGGAGCGATACTTCAGCAAAAAAACCATTAGTGGTACATATTGGACCCAAGGACGATATCCTTTCCCGATTAAAAATAGTTGAAGCAACAAAAGATGATGCTATAATTTTGATTGATGTAGCTCTGCGCCAGTTCTTTGGAGCTTACCGATCAAAGTTTAGGCGTGATCGTTTTGAGACAGATAGTGCTACCTTGTCAAAAAGTTCATATGTCTTCATATTAACAGATAAGACAACACTCCCTAAATACAATATTCATCTTAAAACCAATATTGAGTATGTTCCACTTTACAATATGATAGGTGTAATACCCGGAAAGAGTAAGAAAAATGAGTATGTGATTTACTCAGCGCACTATGACAATCTCGGAGTTATTGGGGTAAATAAAGGTGATTCAATCGCAAACGGAGCCGATGAAAATGCTTCGGGAGTTACGGCAGTCCTTGCTCTTGCCAAATATTTTAAAGAAAAAAATGATAATGAGCGAACCTTGCTTTTCGTGAATTATGGTGCTGAAACGGTTTCTTCATTAAGTTCTAAATATTTTGCTAAGCATATCGATGGCAATAGTGTTGTTGCCGTAGTTAACCTGGACGCCATCGGAAAAGAATCTAAATTCGGCCCTCGATCGACATTTATCACTGGATTTGATAAAAGCAATTTAGGTGAACATTTTGCGGAGAAGGCCAATCAGATAAAATTTAAGTTTAAGGCCGATCCTTATAAGGATAAAGGGTTGTTTTATCAGGCTGCAAATACTCCTTTGGGTATGATGGGAGTTCCTTCGCATACATTTTCAACCATTCAGATAGATATTGATCGTTATTTTAATTCGGTTAGAGATGACATGAATACGATCGAGCTTGAAAACATGGTAGAAATCATTAAAGCTGTAGCATTTGTTTCGGATGATTTAATAAAAGGTGTGTTTACCCCTTCAAAAATCTCAAATTACAAAGATGATCCTAGCAGTCCGCGTAATATTAAAAGGGCACAAAACAGCGGTCATTAA
- a CDS encoding DUF5777 family beta-barrel protein, giving the protein MKAVYLLILGCVYTSIVMAQTDSIKTSPDSAVAVERFPVTSTFKSGLIINAQSNETLHKNDLLVDIAHRFGDIAGENGGSHNFYGLDNSTDILISLKYGITDRLMIGGGRAKGAPNGVNTYQKELYYLSLKYKLLQQTTDDKMPLSVTLYGNTVISGMESLDLETSDADFQNFGDRMSFTLQTILTRKFSRNFSFALLPTYIHRNYVTFMDMGDMFALGAGGRLKFSKRMALVVDYFLPFRTSASKDYFRDVQEFNFYHPLGIALEIETGGHVFNLSFTNSTALLDTQFIPSTSTSWTKGEFRWGFNISRVFTLSHKENKQR; this is encoded by the coding sequence ATGAAAGCCGTATATTTACTTATCCTTGGGTGTGTTTATACCTCCATTGTTATGGCACAAACGGATTCCATAAAAACATCACCAGATTCTGCAGTTGCGGTAGAACGCTTTCCTGTTACCTCCACTTTTAAGTCAGGGCTGATCATCAATGCTCAATCAAACGAAACACTACACAAGAACGATTTGCTGGTAGATATTGCACACCGATTCGGAGATATTGCAGGTGAAAATGGAGGTTCACATAATTTCTATGGACTTGACAATTCAACTGATATTTTGATTTCGCTTAAGTATGGAATTACCGATCGGTTGATGATAGGAGGGGGAAGGGCAAAAGGTGCTCCTAATGGCGTAAATACTTATCAGAAAGAGTTGTATTACTTGAGTTTGAAGTATAAATTGTTACAACAAACAACAGATGATAAAATGCCACTTTCAGTAACATTATACGGAAATACGGTAATCAGTGGAATGGAATCTCTTGACTTGGAAACATCAGATGCTGATTTTCAGAATTTTGGTGATAGGATGAGTTTTACTTTGCAGACGATTTTGACTCGAAAGTTTAGTCGCAACTTTTCCTTTGCATTACTTCCTACCTATATACACCGCAATTATGTGACTTTTATGGATATGGGTGATATGTTTGCTTTGGGAGCAGGAGGACGATTAAAGTTTTCGAAAAGAATGGCCTTAGTGGTTGATTATTTTCTTCCGTTCAGAACTTCAGCAAGCAAAGATTATTTTAGAGATGTACAAGAGTTTAATTTTTATCATCCTTTAGGTATTGCGTTGGAAATAGAAACAGGAGGGCATGTGTTTAATCTGAGTTTCACCAACTCAACGGCCTTACTGGATACACAATTTATTCCAAGTACAAGTACTTCATGGACAAAAGGAGAGTTTCGCTGGGGCTTTAATATATCCAGAGTTTTTACACTGTCGCATAAAGAGAATAAACAAAGGTAG
- a CDS encoding TonB-dependent receptor, which produces MKKVLLMAYLAMVTPLLALAQMQLSGKIFDKQSNQTLAGATVSIKGTVLGTQTNSSGTFEFNKLKSGKHTLLITFVGYTALEQEVNLSSNQTIEIKLDRSTVIADEVVVRSTRASANAATTFKNITKTDLEKQNLGQDLPFLLNQTPAVVVTSDAGNGIGYTGIRIRGSDASRTNLTINGIPVNDAESQGTFLVNLPDFASSVDNIQIQRGVGTSTNGVGAFGASINVQTNTLSEKAYAEVASSGGSFGSIKNTLKVGTGLMGKFAFDGRLSMINSNGFIDRGSSNLRSFFLSGGYYGKKSLLKLNVISGKEKTYQAWNGIPEAKLFGTQAELMAHYERNPDTYPTQQDLLNLVNSDKRTYNYFTYDNQTDNYRQDHYQAFYTQELTDNFSLNVGLHFTHGEGYYEEYKYNASLAEYGLNNVIIGGETITNSNLVRQKWLNNNFYGTVFSLQYKPVNALELTLGGAYNRYDGNHYGKVIWAQYASNSTPDNRYYDNDATKKDFNIYGKATYGINEKLHAFADLQFRNVNYSFLGYDQELNNVQQDVKLNFFNPKIGFTYQLNNSSNAYISYAHTGKEPSRDEYTQSTPKSRPQAEKLDNVELGFRNQTAKRNVGINLYYMKYKDQLILTGQINDVGEAIRVNTPDSYRAGAELDGSLKLTNFLTWNLNAAVSTNKVKNFKEYVTNYDDADGMDTTSYNKTDISFSPAIIAGTQFIVAPVKNLQIALSGKFVGKQYLDNTSNDNRSLNSFFVNDLLINYNLQFKGIKNLGFSLMVNNLFNTKYVSNGYTWGYVAGGERVIENFYFPQSGTNILAGINLKF; this is translated from the coding sequence ATGAAAAAAGTTTTACTTATGGCCTATTTAGCCATGGTAACTCCTTTATTAGCTCTTGCACAAATGCAATTGAGCGGAAAGATTTTTGACAAACAATCTAACCAAACTTTAGCGGGAGCTACGGTGAGCATTAAAGGAACAGTGCTCGGAACTCAAACCAATTCTTCAGGAACCTTTGAATTCAACAAATTAAAATCAGGCAAGCATACGCTTTTGATTACGTTTGTCGGTTACACAGCCCTTGAACAAGAGGTAAATTTATCGTCTAACCAAACAATTGAGATCAAGCTGGATCGCAGTACTGTTATTGCCGACGAAGTAGTGGTAAGGTCAACCAGGGCAAGTGCAAATGCTGCAACTACTTTTAAGAATATCACCAAAACTGATCTTGAAAAACAAAATCTGGGACAAGACCTTCCATTCTTACTCAATCAGACCCCAGCGGTTGTCGTAACCTCTGATGCAGGAAACGGCATCGGTTACACAGGTATCCGTATTCGTGGAAGCGATGCTTCTCGCACCAATTTAACTATTAATGGTATTCCTGTAAATGATGCTGAATCACAAGGAACATTTTTAGTAAACCTTCCCGACTTTGCTTCATCGGTTGATAATATCCAAATTCAGCGTGGTGTCGGAACTTCAACAAATGGTGTAGGTGCATTTGGAGCAAGTATTAATGTGCAAACGAACACGTTAAGTGAAAAAGCCTATGCAGAAGTAGCAAGCTCAGGCGGTTCATTTGGCTCCATTAAAAACACGCTTAAAGTGGGAACTGGTTTAATGGGTAAATTTGCCTTTGATGGCCGCTTATCCATGATCAATTCAAATGGTTTTATTGACAGGGGATCATCTAACCTCCGTTCATTCTTCCTATCGGGTGGTTATTATGGAAAGAAAAGTCTGTTGAAGCTTAATGTAATTTCCGGCAAAGAGAAAACATATCAGGCATGGAATGGTATCCCTGAAGCTAAACTTTTCGGAACACAGGCAGAGTTGATGGCGCATTATGAACGCAACCCAGATACTTATCCAACTCAACAGGATTTGCTCAATTTAGTCAATTCCGATAAGCGTACCTACAATTACTTCACGTATGACAATCAGACAGATAATTATCGCCAAGATCATTATCAGGCATTTTATACGCAAGAACTGACCGACAACTTTAGCCTGAATGTAGGCTTACATTTTACGCATGGCGAAGGTTATTATGAAGAATACAAGTACAATGCATCACTTGCTGAATATGGCTTAAACAATGTAATAATTGGTGGTGAAACCATTACCAACTCAAATTTAGTCCGCCAAAAATGGCTGAATAATAATTTCTACGGAACGGTATTCTCTTTGCAATATAAACCTGTAAATGCACTTGAGCTTACTTTGGGGGGCGCATATAACCGATACGATGGTAACCATTATGGAAAAGTGATTTGGGCTCAATATGCTTCAAATAGCACTCCCGACAATCGTTATTACGACAATGACGCGACCAAAAAGGATTTCAACATTTATGGTAAAGCAACTTATGGCATTAACGAAAAGCTCCATGCTTTTGCCGACTTACAATTCCGCAATGTTAATTATTCATTCTTAGGATACGATCAGGAGTTGAACAATGTTCAGCAGGATGTAAAACTGAATTTCTTTAATCCTAAAATTGGATTTACCTATCAGCTTAACAATTCCAGCAATGCTTACATCTCGTATGCGCATACAGGTAAAGAGCCTAGCCGCGACGAATACACCCAATCGACTCCTAAAAGTCGCCCACAGGCCGAGAAACTTGATAATGTTGAATTAGGTTTCCGCAATCAAACTGCAAAACGCAACGTTGGTATAAATCTGTATTACATGAAATACAAGGATCAACTGATTCTTACCGGCCAGATTAATGATGTGGGTGAAGCGATCCGTGTAAACACACCAGATAGTTACCGCGCAGGAGCTGAACTTGATGGATCTTTAAAGTTAACGAATTTCCTTACCTGGAACTTAAATGCTGCCGTTAGCACAAACAAAGTGAAAAACTTTAAGGAATATGTCACTAATTATGATGATGCCGACGGAATGGATACGACTTCTTATAACAAAACCGATATCTCATTTTCTCCGGCAATTATAGCAGGCACTCAATTCATCGTAGCTCCAGTTAAAAATCTTCAGATTGCCCTATCAGGTAAGTTTGTCGGAAAACAATACCTGGATAATACATCAAATGATAATCGCTCGTTAAATTCATTCTTTGTGAATGATTTGTTAATTAACTATAATCTTCAATTCAAAGGAATCAAAAACCTTGGTTTCAGTTTAATGGTAAATAACTTATTCAATACTAAATATGTATCGAATGGTTATACATGGGGGTATGTTGCAGGTGGCGAAAGGGTGATAGAAAACTTTTATTTCCCTCAATCAGGAACAAATATTTTGGCAGGTATAAATCTTAAATTTTAG
- a CDS encoding DinB family protein — protein sequence MYRTIEDFTTDWKYEMQATETLLRQLTDKSLNQKIYDEGRTMAQLVWHITASISEMLNRAGLEATEIDGDADAPTSADELRIAYSNASDEALEQVSSKWLNSDLETPVDMYGEPWKRGKVLSVLILHQTHHRGQLTVLMRQAGLIVTGVYGPAKEEWSSYGMSAAK from the coding sequence ATGTACAGAACAATTGAAGACTTTACTACTGATTGGAAGTATGAAATGCAAGCAACTGAAACTCTATTGCGCCAGCTTACAGACAAGTCATTAAATCAAAAGATTTATGATGAAGGCCGTACAATGGCCCAGTTGGTTTGGCATATTACTGCTTCAATTTCCGAAATGCTGAATAGAGCCGGTTTGGAAGCGACTGAGATTGATGGTGATGCTGATGCTCCAACTTCGGCAGATGAACTTCGGATTGCTTATTCAAATGCTTCCGATGAAGCTTTAGAGCAGGTCTCATCAAAATGGCTCAACTCTGACTTGGAAACCCCGGTAGACATGTATGGTGAGCCATGGAAAAGAGGCAAAGTGCTATCCGTACTTATTCTACACCAAACACATCACCGCGGACAGCTAACAGTACTAATGCGTCAAGCCGGATTAATCGTTACTGGCGTATATGGCCCTGCAAAAGAAGAATGGTCATCATATGGCATGTCGGCTGCTAAATAA
- the thiE gene encoding thiamine phosphate synthase, with amino-acid sequence MKKHIEKFHYLTLDMENFSHLQQAEMACKAGAKWIQYRTKNKRSTEAWIVEATQIANICDDWGATLIVCSNVDVVEKVDDAQGVHIEMADMSVEQAREILGDAKIIGGSAHTFEQIKAVYHSGADYVGVGPYKPTKTIMYSVDHLTLDDYRNIIERMKEEGIDLPVIAAGGIKPEHVDELMKTGIHGVAVCSAINLAENPEAVYKEIYKKLY; translated from the coding sequence ATGAAAAAACACATCGAAAAATTCCATTACTTAACGCTTGACATGGAGAACTTCAGCCACTTACAACAGGCTGAAATGGCTTGTAAAGCGGGGGCTAAATGGATTCAATACAGAACAAAAAATAAAAGATCAACTGAAGCATGGATTGTGGAAGCAACTCAAATCGCGAATATTTGTGATGATTGGGGAGCAACCTTAATTGTGTGTTCAAATGTTGACGTAGTTGAAAAGGTAGATGATGCACAGGGTGTTCATATTGAGATGGCAGACATGTCGGTGGAGCAAGCTCGTGAGATATTGGGCGATGCAAAAATCATTGGCGGATCGGCACATACTTTTGAACAAATAAAAGCGGTATATCATTCCGGTGCAGATTATGTGGGTGTTGGTCCATATAAACCAACCAAAACTATTATGTATAGTGTTGATCATCTTACGTTAGATGATTACAGAAACATAATTGAACGCATGAAAGAAGAAGGCATAGACCTTCCTGTAATTGCAGCCGGAGGAATAAAACCCGAGCATGTTGATGAGCTAATGAAAACAGGTATTCACGGAGTAGCTGTTTGTTCTGCCATTAATCTTGCAGAAAACCCGGAAGCAGTCTATAAAGAGATTTACAAGAAATTATATTAA
- a CDS encoding YceI family protein, translated as MKKILLIVGVLSLAAVELKAQTQLVSRNAELSFYSSAPIEDIKASSKNGYSIMDMQAKTVYFKVDMRTFKFRKGLMEEHFNENYIESDRYPYAEYKGKIVDEIDLSKDGDYQVTVKGDLLLHNVSQSYTTKADIKVKEGRVSASSSFKVKLVDHKIKIPTLLIKNIAEVVDVSVSVVYADANKKI; from the coding sequence ATGAAAAAGATTTTGCTTATAGTAGGTGTTTTAAGTTTGGCAGCGGTAGAACTAAAAGCTCAAACTCAGTTAGTATCTCGCAATGCGGAGTTGAGCTTTTATTCTTCCGCACCTATTGAAGACATTAAAGCAAGTAGCAAGAATGGATATTCAATAATGGATATGCAGGCGAAAACGGTATATTTCAAAGTAGATATGCGAACCTTTAAGTTTAGGAAAGGATTAATGGAAGAGCATTTTAATGAAAATTACATTGAAAGCGACCGATATCCTTATGCTGAATATAAAGGTAAAATTGTGGATGAAATAGACCTCTCGAAAGACGGAGATTATCAGGTTACTGTAAAAGGGGATCTCTTACTTCATAATGTTTCCCAGAGTTATACCACAAAAGCCGACATAAAGGTAAAGGAGGGGCGGGTAAGTGCATCTTCTAGTTTTAAAGTAAAGTTGGTAGATCACAAAATAAAGATTCCAACCTTACTTATCAAAAACATTGCAGAGGTGGTGGATGTGTCTGTTTCAGTAGTTTATGCCGATGCTAATAAGAAGATTTAA
- a CDS encoding alpha/beta hydrolase → MKAILHLSSLLLVLTVFASCSRIGRSKATSEMPLQVIEDIAYGSDPEQRLDILMPKERNEHTKVLIFLHGGSWKRGDKSEYNSALRSFAERGITIVNMNYRLAEKNKNKFPAQMDDITAAINFLVSKASDLSIDMKTIGLAGHSAGGHLALLYSYHFNTSGRVKAVAALAPVSDLAEAGRTDRSDYLNPIINFLGKKFKQDSILWIQASPYWMATKLAVPTILFHGTEDRVVPYNQSVKLEKRLQELKVPSKFIEYDAGHVWLGADLADTRENVIKWMNMYVN, encoded by the coding sequence ATGAAAGCAATTCTACATCTCTCCTCACTGCTACTCGTACTAACAGTTTTTGCATCCTGTAGCCGTATCGGCAGGTCCAAAGCTACCTCCGAAATGCCATTACAGGTAATCGAAGATATTGCTTACGGCAGTGATCCCGAACAGCGTTTAGATATTCTGATGCCCAAAGAAAGAAATGAACATACGAAGGTACTGATCTTTTTGCACGGAGGCTCATGGAAACGTGGTGATAAATCAGAATATAACTCCGCATTACGATCTTTTGCCGAACGAGGCATAACAATTGTCAATATGAATTATCGACTCGCGGAGAAGAATAAAAACAAGTTTCCTGCGCAGATGGATGATATTACTGCGGCCATTAACTTTCTTGTTAGTAAAGCAAGCGACCTTAGTATCGATATGAAAACAATAGGGCTCGCGGGGCACAGCGCAGGTGGTCACCTGGCTTTATTGTACAGTTATCACTTTAACACTTCCGGACGGGTTAAAGCCGTTGCCGCTTTAGCACCTGTTTCCGATCTGGCAGAGGCAGGGAGGACCGATCGATCTGATTATCTTAATCCAATTATTAATTTTTTAGGGAAGAAATTTAAACAGGATTCGATTTTATGGATTCAGGCAAGTCCTTATTGGATGGCGACTAAATTAGCTGTTCCTACTATTTTGTTTCACGGAACTGAAGACCGGGTGGTTCCCTATAATCAAAGTGTTAAACTTGAAAAACGCTTGCAGGAATTAAAGGTTCCTTCCAAGTTTATTGAATACGACGCCGGACATGTTTGGTTGGGTGCTGATTTGGCCGATACACGTGAAAATGTAATTAAATGGATGAATATGTACGTCAATTAG
- a CDS encoding AAA family ATPase — protein sequence MNQSSILKIAIIGPESTGKSTMAQYLAEYYNTVWVPEYAREYCEGLDRDCTLEDEINMFYGQLALEEKLLPEANKLLICDVTVMTVKVWCEEVFGSAPDFVTEEIKNRHYDHYLLMYIDNPWEDDPQRNFPHKREYFFDIYKQELETLNASYTIITGLGQERFDNGIAAVEKVLGTQRN from the coding sequence ATGAATCAATCTTCCATCCTAAAAATTGCCATTATTGGCCCTGAGTCTACGGGAAAATCAACAATGGCTCAATACCTTGCTGAATATTACAACACTGTTTGGGTTCCTGAATATGCTCGTGAGTATTGTGAAGGCTTAGATCGTGATTGCACGCTGGAAGATGAAATCAATATGTTTTATGGACAGTTGGCATTAGAAGAGAAATTATTGCCTGAAGCAAACAAACTATTAATTTGCGATGTAACCGTAATGACTGTTAAAGTTTGGTGTGAAGAAGTATTTGGTTCAGCACCGGATTTTGTAACTGAAGAAATCAAGAATCGTCATTATGACCATTACCTGCTAATGTATATTGATAATCCATGGGAAGACGATCCTCAGCGTAATTTTCCTCATAAACGAGAATACTTCTTTGATATTTACAAACAAGAGCTCGAAACCCTAAATGCTTCTTATACCATCATAACCGGGCTTGGACAAGAGCGTTTTGACAATGGCATAGCCGCTGTGGAAAAGGTTTTAGGCACACAAAGAAACTAA
- a CDS encoding GNAT family N-acetyltransferase: protein MYTYKTALPQDIATIVSLADRTWKQTYRGVISDEQIEYMYGQMYTPEALLGQQQNGHTFIIALENDEPMGFASFSTTEPSVYKIHKLYVLPETQGKGCGRYLVDVVAEEVKKLNATILELNVNRFNKAKHFYDKIGFIIYKEVDIPYGDFVLNDYVMRREL, encoded by the coding sequence ATGTACACCTATAAAACTGCTTTACCTCAAGACATCGCAACCATTGTTTCTCTGGCCGACAGAACATGGAAGCAAACTTACCGTGGCGTTATTTCTGATGAACAAATTGAATATATGTATGGACAAATGTATACGCCGGAAGCACTGTTGGGGCAACAACAAAATGGGCATACATTTATTATAGCCTTGGAAAACGATGAACCGATGGGATTTGCCTCTTTCTCTACTACTGAACCTTCCGTTTATAAAATTCATAAGCTATATGTACTTCCTGAAACACAAGGAAAAGGTTGTGGCAGGTACTTGGTTGATGTTGTTGCTGAAGAAGTAAAAAAACTAAATGCCACTATTCTTGAACTCAATGTAAATCGTTTCAACAAGGCCAAACACTTTTACGATAAAATAGGATTCATCATTTACAAAGAAGTAGATATTCCTTATGGCGATTTTGTGTTGAATGATTATGTAATGCGAAGGGAGCTCTAG
- a CDS encoding CHRD domain-containing protein has protein sequence MKQTPNLITKASSALTLIVLAFFIGFSSCSSSNDDNPSPGNTKVLYSGTFAKSNNTVTTTATGAVSAELNTSNNELSYSISWNNLTSAVGDMHFHDNGPIIVHIEGFPTTVSGSFSGKTTLTAGQVTDLGGGKIYVQIHTVNFPGGEVIATLTKTGGSNPSPSPGY, from the coding sequence ATGAAACAAACTCCTAACTTGATTACAAAGGCAAGCAGTGCGCTTACCTTAATCGTACTTGCATTTTTTATCGGATTTTCATCTTGTTCAAGTAGTAATGATGATAATCCTTCGCCAGGCAATACAAAAGTTCTTTATTCCGGAACTTTTGCTAAATCAAACAATACAGTTACAACTACTGCAACTGGTGCAGTTTCAGCAGAACTTAACACTTCTAATAATGAACTTTCATACTCTATTTCATGGAACAATCTGACCAGTGCTGTTGGTGATATGCATTTCCATGATAACGGACCAATTATCGTTCATATCGAAGGTTTTCCAACAACTGTAAGTGGCAGTTTTTCAGGAAAAACCACATTGACAGCTGGTCAGGTTACAGATTTAGGAGGTGGAAAGATTTACGTTCAAATTCACACAGTGAACTTTCCAGGAGGAGAAGTAATAGCTACACTGACCAAAACCGGTGGTTCTAACCCATCTCCATCACCTGGATACTAA
- a CDS encoding alpha/beta hydrolase, whose protein sequence is MTKYALSIGVCLLLLFSACKKNLVPPVSDLEAKQILDVAYGSADQQKFDVYLPANRTAATKVIVFLHGGSWRDEDKSQYTSLFTYFVDKGFAVINMNYRLAKDNSDKHPAQMEDIRSALDLVLARRNEYVISDKIGLTGNSAGGHLALLYAYGFDIDERVKAVAALSAPTDFVQAANSGNTAAITTINYFLGKSFDEDQVLWVNASPYFRATAASVPTILFVGGKDDIVYPIQSENLKTRLTDLGVMNQLIVYPDEGHAWIGTNLTDTQQKIVDWFTVNM, encoded by the coding sequence ATGACTAAATACGCGCTCTCCATCGGTGTTTGTCTGCTGCTCCTTTTTTCTGCTTGTAAGAAAAATTTAGTTCCTCCTGTTAGTGATCTTGAGGCCAAACAGATTCTTGATGTTGCCTATGGATCTGCTGATCAGCAGAAATTTGATGTTTACCTGCCTGCAAATAGAACTGCTGCCACTAAAGTTATTGTATTCTTACACGGAGGAAGTTGGCGTGATGAAGATAAAAGTCAGTATACCTCTTTATTCACTTATTTTGTTGATAAAGGCTTTGCCGTAATCAACATGAATTATCGATTGGCAAAAGATAATTCGGATAAGCATCCGGCACAGATGGAAGACATAAGATCGGCGCTTGATTTGGTGTTGGCCAGACGGAATGAATATGTTATTTCAGATAAAATTGGACTTACAGGGAATAGTGCCGGAGGGCATCTAGCCTTGTTGTATGCTTATGGTTTCGATATTGATGAGCGGGTGAAGGCAGTAGCTGCATTATCAGCTCCGACAGATTTTGTACAAGCGGCTAATTCCGGAAACACAGCTGCAATCACTACCATTAATTATTTTCTTGGAAAGTCTTTTGATGAAGACCAGGTGCTTTGGGTAAATGCCAGTCCATATTTTAGGGCAACGGCTGCATCGGTTCCAACCATTTTATTTGTAGGTGGAAAGGATGATATTGTTTATCCCATTCAGAGCGAAAATCTGAAGACCAGACTTACAGATCTAGGTGTAATGAATCAGCTAATAGTTTATCCAGATGAAGGTCATGCCTGGATTGGAACCAACCTGACGGATACTCAGCAGAAGATCGTGGATTGGTTTACCGTTAATATGTAA
- a CDS encoding RNA polymerase sigma factor, which yields MTEEQLQLLIRGCINNDRQSQKMLYQAFYGFAMSICLRYANNRYDAAEVVNEGFFKIYTHMEKYDQQRPFKAWLSKIMHNVSVDYYRSNIKSTLTDELDGAETIEIKAEIEDKLAYEDLLAIIQRLPAAYRTVFNLFAIDGYTHDEIAEMLNISSGTSKSNLFKARQKLQQMLVDFPHGLDRVDSQTVLTVTINQSME from the coding sequence ATGACAGAAGAGCAACTACAACTGTTGATCAGGGGCTGTATTAATAATGACCGCCAAAGTCAGAAAATGCTGTATCAGGCATTTTATGGCTTTGCTATGAGCATTTGTTTACGCTACGCTAATAATCGGTATGATGCGGCAGAGGTTGTTAATGAAGGTTTTTTTAAGATCTATACGCATATGGAAAAGTATGATCAGCAACGTCCTTTTAAAGCTTGGCTAAGCAAGATTATGCACAATGTTTCCGTTGACTATTATAGATCGAACATAAAGTCAACATTAACTGACGAATTAGATGGAGCCGAAACAATAGAAATAAAAGCTGAGATTGAAGATAAATTGGCTTACGAGGACCTGCTTGCAATTATTCAACGATTGCCGGCAGCTTATCGGACAGTTTTTAACTTGTTTGCCATTGATGGTTACACTCATGATGAAATTGCTGAAATGCTCAATATTTCATCCGGAACTTCAAAGTCAAATCTGTTTAAAGCCAGGCAGAAGCTACAACAAATGCTTGTCGACTTTCCCCACGGCCTGGATAGAGTTGATTCACAAACGGTACTAACTGTGACTATCAATCAATCAATGGAATAA